From the genome of Blautia hydrogenotrophica DSM 10507:
GAGCAGAGAGAATTTTTTAGGACAGGGAAAACTCTGTCCTATACGTTTAGGGATGAACAACTGCAAAGATTGTATGCGGCTGTCTCGACTAGGGAAAAAAAGATTTTGGAGGCTTTGCATAAAGACCTTCACAAATCAGACCAGGAAGCGTATATGACAGAGATCGGTCTGGTGCTGGCAGAGATTACGCATATGAGAAAAAATTTGAAAAATTGGATGAAGGTAAGGATAGAAGAGGCACCAGTTTCCCAGTTTCCTGGAAAGACTTATCAAATTAAAGAACCCTATGGAGTGGTGTTGGTGATGGCGCCCTGGAATTATCCCTTTTTGTTGGCGATGCAGCCATTGGTCGGAGCGATTGCGGCTGGAAACTGCTGTGTGGTGAAGCCAGCGGCAGCCTCAGAGGCAACTTCCACTGTAATTGGAGAATTGCTGAGTGAAACTTTTGCGCGGCAGTATGTGGCCGTAGTCAGTGGTGGTGAAGAAAACAGAGAAGAGCTTTTGAATCAGAAATTCGATTATATCTTTTTTACTGGGGGAATGAAAGCAGGGCGGCAGGTTATGAAACGGGCAGCCGAGAATTTGACACCTGTGACCTTAGAACTGGGAGGGAAAAGTCCCTGCATCATTGAAGAGTCCGCAGATTTGTCTCTGGCGGCAAAGAGAATTGTGTTTGGAAAGTTTGTCAATAGCGGGCAGACTTGTGTGGCACCGGATTATCTATTGGTACAAAAAACCGTGAAGAGAGAATTTTTGAGACAAGTGCGAAAATGGATTAAAAAGACCTGGGGAGAAAAACCGTTGGAGCACCCTGATTATCCCAAAATGATTGATGAGAAACAGTATGAGCGTGTAATGGGACTATTGTTAGGAGAGAGTATTTTAGTGGGCGGATACGGAAGAAAAAAGACGCTTCAGATCGCTCCCACACTGTTAGATGGAGTGACCTGGGCTTCGCCGATTATGCAGGATGAAATTTTTGGGCCCATTCTTCCGGTTCTGGAATTTTCTTCTATGGAGGAAGTGATTCACACTCTGCAGGAAAAGGATAAGCCACTGGCTCTGTATCTTTTTACAAAAAATGACAAAGCAAAGCGCAAAATTTTAAAAAGACTGTCTTATGGAGGCGGGTGTATTAATGATACTTTGGTGCATCTGTCTGTACCGAAACTGCCTTTTGGAGGTGTCGGTGGAAGTGGAATTGGAAATTATCATGGTCGGGCCAGTTTTGAGACTTTTACACACACGAAGGGTATTTTGGAAAAAGAAAATTGGCTGGACATACCAGTTCGTTACCTTCCGTCCAAATATTGGAAAGAATGGGTTATGCGAAAAATTTTAAAATGAGAAAAATACCCTGGCGTATGGTATGTGGTTTGGGGATGCATTGACATCCGAAAGTCTGCATGAAAAGCCAGGGTTTTTCCATGACAGGATACTTTTATGTAATAGGAAAGACCTTGTTACGCTGATGCGTGAAAGTTCTTTCTTATTGCATAAACGGTTCACTGTGGATGCCGCCGCAGGCGGCTGTGCTCGGCGCGCAAAGTGGGACTGCACCCCTCAGGAGTGAGGGGATAGAGGAGTTTGAAGTGGGCTTGCCCACTTTGTTCTTGCACAAAGTTGTATTGACTGATACGAAAATAGATCGAAATTTACAGGAGAGAGGGAGCCAGGGATAATGAAGATTACAGAAGACAAAAATGAGAGTGGTAAAATTAGCATGACCTTTATAGATTGTTTACTTGTTTCTAGGGAAAAAGTATAGTAAAATAAAGGTAATATTAGAGGGGATTTAGCCTTTTGAGGGGCATTCGTTAAAGTGTCAGAAAGGAGAGGAAGATTATGAAGAGATGGATGGCAATGTGTCTGGCGATTATCATGGTACTCACGATGCTGCCGGGAACGGTCTTTGCAGCAGTAGAGTCGGATTCCGGAAAGTTAGAGGGTACTCTGACGATCAAAGGAACCCTAAAAGAAGGGGAAAAATTATCAGCGGATTTGACAAAGGTCAAACCGACAGGTTTTACAACGGACCAGGTCAAATATGAGTGGTTTCGAGTGGGAGCAGACGGAAAGAATATGTCTGTAGGAACAGAGACAACGTACACGTTAAAGACAGAAGATGTGGGCTGTAGTCTTCAGCTTACTCTGACAGGCAAAGAAGGAGCCACGGTGACTGGTACTATTAGTTCCAGCAAAGTGGGGCCTGTGGCGGCGAAGGAAGGTTCCGCTCCTACTGCTGCTACAACGCCAACAGTTTCAGTGGTACCGGAGACGCCGACACCGTCTTCCGTACAAGAGAACAACAGTATAGAGAATGACTCAGGAGTTTCTGCTGTTCCGACGCAAGGGCCTGTAGTGACGCAGAGCTCAACTCCCGCACCGGTTCAGCAGCCGTCTGTGGCACCGGTAAACGAGCCTTCCGAGATACCTACACAAACACCGGTACCAGATACTAATCATGGCTCGACGGGTGGTTCAGAAAACAGTCTGCCGACGATAAATGATCCGATCATTGTCCAGGACAACAACGGGATAAAAGCAGAGATCACTACGGAGGCTTTGCCGGCGGGAAAGGTAGGAGAGCCATATCATGCGAACATTGAGGCCAGCGGGAATGTGGTTGGCTGGGAACTAGAGAATAGAGTGTTGCCGAAAGGAATTGTATGGGATGAGAACACGGGGACTTTCACAGGGACACCGGAGGTAGCAGGAACTACGCCGGGAATCATGGTGAAAGCTACTTTTGAAGACGGAAGTACAGATTCAAAGACCTTTGAAATAAAGATCGAAGAGACTGATAAGACACAAGATCAGCCAGGTCCTGATACTGGTGATCAGGATGGCACGGATACCCCTTCCGGGCCGTCCGAGGATGATACGCAGACCGTAGAACTCAGCACAGATCCTGAGACCGTGGATTTTGGGACTCTGTACACAGGATATGAAGATGCGAAGCTTAGTTTTTCTCTTATTAACAGTGGAACCAAGAAAGCGGAGAAACTGACATACACGCTGAGTGGAGATATGAAGGATGTCCTTGTGGTGGAGGAAATTTCCAGCGTGGAGAGCGGTGGGAATGTACCGGTTACAGTGACTTTGAAATCCGGTCTGGCGGAGAAAGAAAAAGCATACAGTTCTACGTTGACAATTAAGGATGAAGACACGGGAACCGAGGTGGAAGTTAAGATTTCCGCGAAAGTAGAAAAGCGTATTTATAAACTGAAAATTTCCAACAAGGAACTCAATTTTGGAAGCTATACGGTAGGCTATACGAATATCTCCAGCCAGGAGATTAAACTCTCGAATACAGGAAACGCCGATTTGACAGTGAAAATCCCAAGCGGTGAAAGTTTCGATGTGGATGGAGATGTGGAGGCGGTTCTGAAAGAGGGCGACAGCGCCACTTATCAGATCAAACCAAAATCTGGCCTGGGAGCGGGAGAATACAGTGAGGAGCTGACGTTTACGACAGATGAAGGGGCGAAAGCTTCTGTGACGGCAAAGGTGACGGTGAAAGAAAAAGAGAATTATTCCTTCGATGTATATTGGAGCCAGGACAATGGAGAGTTTAAAGGGGACTTTGGGTATGCACCTCTGGGATATAATGATGAAAATGGTTTTGCTCCCCATTCACGCAACCTGGTGATTCGGAATACTGGAAATAAAGAACTGAATTTTAAACAGCCGGTGTCTAATTCAGGGGATAAATCCGTCTATGATATCACCAAACTGGATGAAGCCACAATGACGAACGTACAGCCGGGTGAGGAGATTAAAGTTGCGGTAAGGCCAAAGTCGGGACTGACAGCGGATGTCTACGATGAGGACATTGTGATTGACGCGACCAACGACAAGAAAGATCCAGTAGTAAAACATGTGACATTCACTGTTGTGAAAAGTGGGATTAGCATTTATCAGGGAGTCAGTGCGAATCAAGGAACAATCAAAGCTAAAAATGGTGTGGAGAAGAGCCAGAGTGGCTTGGGAATCCCAGGAACTGTGAAGATTAAAACCACTTCCGGAAGCAGGGATGCCACGGTAAAATGGAATATAAAGGACTGTGATTACAATCCTGATTTGAAAGAAGAGCAAAGCTTCACAGTATGGGGTGAAGTCGTGCTTCCGTCGGATGTAATCAATCCGGCCTTTGTGTCGAGAGTCACATCTATTGGAGTGCGCGTGCTGGCCTATGATGCGAAAAAAGCTAATAAGTCAGAAAATAAGATCTACGGTATTGCTCAGGGAGATGTGTTCCAGGCAGGAAAGACCATTAGTTTCAGTGCCGAGGGCAGTGGAATGAACAGAAAAGAAAGCCCTGAAAAAGGAGATGTGCGCTATGAGCCGACTTACTGGAAGGTGACGGATACCAACGCAAAGTGGTCTGCGGAAGACGGCTGGAACAAGGCGCCATACTCAGCATCTTTTGTGATTGGAAATTCTGGTTCCTATAAATTGAAAGTAACCTTTACAAAAGAGACCTATGACGGAGAAAAATGGGTTGGCAATGAGAAGGACAGTGATGGAACGGATGTGAAGTCGGTATCTTTCCGAGTGAAGGGAAATGCGAATACGACTTCAGACAAGAAAAATACAGTCACAAAAGTAAAGAATGCGGTAAAAACAGGAGACGAAACGAATATTGTACCAATGATTCTTTTGGCCGTTGCGGGAGTTCTGGTGATCGGAGGAGCCGGTATCGTGCTGAGAAACCGTCACAAAAAAGATCAGAGAGGGAAATAATTGAACTAATTGAGACGGATGGTCAGTGATGACTGGATAAAATAGGAACAGAGTATGAAGTTTCATACTCTGTTCTTTGCATTTGAAGAAGATTACTTATCTCTTTAGGACTGCGAGGATAATAAAAAGGAGTCCACCTATCCAGGAGAGATCTCTTGGACATCGGCGGCTGATTTTTCGTCCCAGTGTAAGTCCCAAGTAAGTAAAAATTTCACCCATCAGAAAAGACATCGTGATGGTAAGAGGAATCGATATCTTTAAAAATGCGGCCATTGTACCTGCAATCAGACTGTCTATAGACATTGCTAGGGAAAAAAAGATAACTTCTTTCCAGGCCAGCGATTGGTCTTGATCTTTATCTGCTTCCATGGGATCACCATAAATGTGAATGATAAATCTTAGATGTGAAAATGTAAAGTGAATATTTTTGTGGAGGCTTTTATGGCGCCGGATATATTGGCGGATACTGGAATCTAAGAGTTTGAGGCATCCGAGAGTAAGCAGACTGAAAAAACAGATTTCTTTTGTAAAGGTCTCAGGAATCCAACTGTCTAAAATGCTTCCAAAGAGCAGAGAGAGGCCGAGACAGAGGCTACAGATACCGTTGATAACGGCTATTTTGTTCCATGAAAGGCGAATTTGATTGGTGCCATAGGCTGCACTGGCCACAAAGGTATCCAAGCAAAGTGCGGATACCAGAAGAAAAATGTTGAGAATCATAGTAACAGGCCTTTTGGTAACTATCTATAGATCAGATACTGAGCATTGAGCTGATGTTGGATTGTACAGCTTACTGCATGGTCGAGATAGTTACTTTTTTTCTATTGTATTCAAAAGAGAAGAGTTTTGAGAAGATTAGAGATATATTTTCTACTGAGTATACATATATTTGCAGAGAGAACTTTATATGGAGCACAGGAAAATCATGGCAGTAGCGTATTACATTTTTATGTTTGTGCTGGGATTTGTACTGTTGATATGTGGAAGTAGCTTATTTGTAGACAGCGCGGTTTCTCTTGCAAATAAACTGCATTTACCGGAAGTACTGATTGGAGCAACGATCGTAAGTATCGGTACGACTCTGCCGGAATCTTTGTTTTCTACAATGGCTTCTGTACATGGCTTACCGGACATGGCACTGGGAAATGCATTGGGTTCGATACTCTGTAATACGGGATTTATTGCCGGATTTATGCTAATGTTAAGACCGATTCATCTGGAAAAGAAGGCGCTGGGAAATATCATGTCTGGGGCCTTTTTTTTAGGGGCGGCTTTTGTAGTATATTTGACTGGCGGGATGACAGTGGGAGGGCTTTCACGTGTTTCCGGTATCATTTTGTTGTTGATGTGTCTATTGTATATAGGAAGTACAGTGAGAAATGCAGTGATACAAGAGGAACAGGAACGGACGGCACAATCAGAAGAGAGGCAGTCCTTTGGGGCTAGCGATGTTCTTCGCATTGTCCTAGAGGCAGTTGTGCTATACATAGGGGCCAGTTTCCTAGTGGAATTTGGTCCTAAATTAGCACGTTCTTTTGGAGTACCGGAGGTGATTATCTCTTTAACTTTTGTTGCTTTGGGAACTTCCCTTCCTGAATTCGTGACTTCTCTGGTGGCTCTGAAGAAAAAACATTCTGCCCTCTCGTTGGGAAATATCATTGGGGCGGATATTTTAAACTTTGTACTTGTGGGTGGGCTGTCGGCTGTGATTTGCCCGATTCCCTATTTAGACAGTGTTATGGGAATGGAACTGCCTTTTATATTTTTTCTGCTTTTTGTATTATGCTTTCCATCCATTGTCCGACAAAAAGCAGGAAGAATTCAGGGCTGTTTGCTGTTGGGAGGGTATGTGATTTACTTGATTTTAACGATATCTTAAAAAAGGGGTATCCCAAAAACCATTTTCTGATTTTTGAGATACCCCTCTATGATAAATAGATTTGTGAAATTAAGCATTTATGTCTGTGAGCATCATCATGATTTCATTGCTGCGGTTGACAAAGCGAGTCATTTCTTCAGGAGATAACTGCTTGTGGCTCAGCATGGCCAGATCGTAGAGTTGTTCACAGATAATC
Proteins encoded in this window:
- a CDS encoding aldehyde dehydrogenase; this encodes MKIGQVVEEQREFFRTGKTLSYTFRDEQLQRLYAAVSTREKKILEALHKDLHKSDQEAYMTEIGLVLAEITHMRKNLKNWMKVRIEEAPVSQFPGKTYQIKEPYGVVLVMAPWNYPFLLAMQPLVGAIAAGNCCVVKPAAASEATSTVIGELLSETFARQYVAVVSGGEENREELLNQKFDYIFFTGGMKAGRQVMKRAAENLTPVTLELGGKSPCIIEESADLSLAAKRIVFGKFVNSGQTCVAPDYLLVQKTVKREFLRQVRKWIKKTWGEKPLEHPDYPKMIDEKQYERVMGLLLGESILVGGYGRKKTLQIAPTLLDGVTWASPIMQDEIFGPILPVLEFSSMEEVIHTLQEKDKPLALYLFTKNDKAKRKILKRLSYGGGCINDTLVHLSVPKLPFGGVGGSGIGNYHGRASFETFTHTKGILEKENWLDIPVRYLPSKYWKEWVMRKILK
- a CDS encoding manganese efflux pump, with protein sequence MILNIFLLVSALCLDTFVASAAYGTNQIRLSWNKIAVINGICSLCLGLSLLFGSILDSWIPETFTKEICFFSLLTLGCLKLLDSSIRQYIRRHKSLHKNIHFTFSHLRFIIHIYGDPMEADKDQDQSLAWKEVIFFSLAMSIDSLIAGTMAAFLKISIPLTITMSFLMGEIFTYLGLTLGRKISRRCPRDLSWIGGLLFIILAVLKR
- a CDS encoding sodium:calcium antiporter, coding for MEHRKIMAVAYYIFMFVLGFVLLICGSSLFVDSAVSLANKLHLPEVLIGATIVSIGTTLPESLFSTMASVHGLPDMALGNALGSILCNTGFIAGFMLMLRPIHLEKKALGNIMSGAFFLGAAFVVYLTGGMTVGGLSRVSGIILLLMCLLYIGSTVRNAVIQEEQERTAQSEERQSFGASDVLRIVLEAVVLYIGASFLVEFGPKLARSFGVPEVIISLTFVALGTSLPEFVTSLVALKKKHSALSLGNIIGADILNFVLVGGLSAVICPIPYLDSVMGMELPFIFFLLFVLCFPSIVRQKAGRIQGCLLLGGYVIYLILTIS